A window of the Rhodoluna limnophila genome harbors these coding sequences:
- a CDS encoding helix-turn-helix domain-containing protein produces MPAHQMQFYPPEWTVRGLPGHYYRTFSAALIFDARMQLGLNQKQFAELVGVPPSVINRLENGRRDPNSGTLLSILYRAGFFVEAKVIRNYLIR; encoded by the coding sequence ATGCCTGCACATCAGATGCAGTTTTACCCGCCTGAATGGACTGTGCGTGGCCTGCCAGGCCATTACTACCGCACTTTCTCAGCAGCCTTGATCTTTGATGCACGCATGCAATTGGGGCTCAATCAAAAACAATTTGCTGAGCTTGTTGGAGTGCCACCGTCAGTGATAAATCGACTTGAAAATGGGCGCCGAGACCCGAATTCGGGCACGCTACTTTCAATTCTTTATCGCGCAGGTTTTTTCGTTGAGGCAAAAGTGATTAGAAATTACCTAATTAGGTAA
- a CDS encoding o-succinylbenzoate synthase has protein sequence MTYSATDLPPLIGLLSSARVVALPLRTSFRGLAEREALLFEGPNGWAEWSPFVEYDDAEAAVWLAAAIEFAYGQLPPLLRDRIPVNATLPAVAPDQVVSVLSKFGAFRTVKIKVAQSGQDLNQDLQRIWAVRQNYPDARIRLDANGGYSVAEAVALAGAMVENGVPLDYLEQPVASISELAELHQKLSSLGVLIAADESVRKVTDPMAVVAAGAADLLVLKAAPLGGVGRALNIAGEAGLPVVVSSALDTSVGLSMGAYLAAALQNLDFDCGLGTAALLAGDITREPLLPVDGFIDVRRVEVDESKLDIFEAEDHRIDWWIDRLDRCFKLLQDADYLIR, from the coding sequence ATGACCTACTCCGCGACTGATTTGCCGCCGCTTATCGGGCTGCTTTCTTCGGCGCGCGTGGTGGCTTTGCCGCTGCGAACCTCCTTTCGTGGTCTAGCCGAGCGCGAGGCGTTGCTGTTTGAGGGGCCAAACGGTTGGGCTGAGTGGTCTCCTTTTGTTGAGTACGACGACGCTGAGGCGGCTGTTTGGTTGGCCGCGGCGATTGAATTTGCCTATGGCCAGTTGCCGCCGTTGCTTCGCGATCGAATTCCGGTCAACGCCACGCTTCCGGCCGTTGCGCCTGACCAAGTTGTGTCCGTGCTCTCTAAATTTGGTGCTTTTCGAACCGTAAAAATCAAAGTGGCTCAGAGTGGTCAAGACCTCAACCAAGACCTTCAGCGCATTTGGGCCGTAAGGCAAAATTACCCGGATGCCCGAATTCGCCTGGATGCCAACGGGGGATACTCGGTAGCCGAGGCAGTTGCTCTGGCTGGTGCCATGGTTGAAAACGGAGTCCCGCTGGATTACCTGGAGCAGCCGGTTGCCTCAATTTCTGAATTGGCTGAACTCCATCAAAAACTTAGCTCACTCGGTGTTTTGATTGCTGCCGATGAGTCGGTTCGAAAGGTCACCGATCCAATGGCGGTTGTGGCTGCGGGTGCTGCTGATCTATTGGTTTTGAAGGCGGCGCCTCTGGGCGGGGTTGGTCGGGCCCTCAACATCGCAGGCGAGGCTGGCTTGCCGGTAGTGGTTTCCAGTGCGCTGGACACCTCCGTTGGTCTCTCAATGGGGGCGTACCTGGCTGCCGCATTGCAAAACCTCGACTTTGATTGTGGTTTAGGTACGGCAGCACTTTTGGCCGGAGACATCACGCGCGAGCCGTTGCTGCCGGTGGATGGTTTTATCGATGTCCGCCGAGTTGAGGTTGACGAGTCAAAGCTGGATATTTTTGAGGCCGAGGACCACCGCATCGACTGGTGGATCGATCGGCTAGACCGCTGCTTCAAGTTGCTGCAAGACGCCGATTACCTAATTAGGTAA